In the Topomyia yanbarensis strain Yona2022 chromosome 3, ASM3024719v1, whole genome shotgun sequence genome, one interval contains:
- the LOC131687038 gene encoding uncharacterized protein LOC131687038: MAEPVDMTLQISNKQNKCYRMKDLTRASSVNIANIPPIRGETENLVPGRTQQVLSQKQQEVDKTEQLSRELAAEKARSTQLMEELEQSRRMNEELIAGLTERDASRSDFERDNRFSSTRRAPGASNLEESRFYTSINQLSISSINIPECKPDEDGEIHRQSFEAWKDLLVDSMTLAGIEDEVTKFMIFKVKSGARLLEIFRNTRSVEEDPNVNDFPFANAISRLKSYFGSGSDVMLMRRKLALLNQKPDESDLSYITRV, translated from the exons ATGGCGGAGCCTGTAG ATATGACACTGCAGATcagtaataaacaaaataaatgctACCGGATGAAAGACTTGACACGTGCGTCGTCAGTTAATATTGCGAACATACCACCCATACGGGGTGAAACAGAAAATCTAGTGCCGGGGAGGACACAACAAGTGCTGTCGCAGAAACAGCAGGAGGTTGACAAAACGGAACAATTATCTCGCGAACTAGCGGCAGAGAAGGCAAGAAGCACACAACTAATGGAGGAACTTGAACAAAGCAGAAGAATGAACGAGGAGCTAATAGCTGGTCTAACGGAAAGGGATGCCAGCAGATCCGATTTCGAGAGAGACAATCGCTTTTCTAGCACCCGTAGGGCACCAGGTGCATCGAACTTGGAAGAATCCAGGTTCTACACATCAATTAACCAGCTTTCCATTTCTTCCATCAACATCCCCGAATGTAAGCCGGATGAAGATGGTGAAATCCATCGTCAGTCTTTTGAAGCATGGAAAGATCTTTTGGTGGACTCTATGACGTTAGCTGGAATAGAGGACGAAGTTACCAAGTTTATGATCTTCAAGGTTAAGTCCGGCGCGAGACTTCTTGAAATATTCAGGAACACAAGATCAGTGGAAGAAGACCCCAATGTTAATGATTTTCCATTCGCAAATGCAATATCCAGGCTAAAGTCCTATTTTGGATCTGGATCCGACGTTATGCTCATGAGACGGAAGCTAGCATTGTTGAACCAGAAGCCAGATGAATCCGATTTATCGTACATAACACGGGTCTGA